The Acinonyx jubatus isolate Ajub_Pintada_27869175 chromosome D1, VMU_Ajub_asm_v1.0, whole genome shotgun sequence genome includes a window with the following:
- the LOC106977788 gene encoding olfactory receptor 56B1, translating to MSASLKGSNSSNFQVSEFILMGLPGIHSWQHWLSLPLAILYLSAIGANILILVTICQDPALQQPMYSFLGILSVVDMGLATTIMPKILAIFWFDAKVISLPECFAQIYAIHCFVGMESGIFLCMAFDRYIAICHPLRYPSIVTKALILRATVLMVLRNSLFSLPVPVLAAQRNYCSRNEIEHCLCSNLGVTSLACDDRRPNSICQLVLAWLVMGSDLGLILLSYILILRSVLKLNSAEAASKALSTCSSHLILILFFYTVVVVISATHLAETKAPLVPVLLNVLHNIIPPSLNPMVYALRTKELRAGFQKVFCLSLEKKTKHQRPSP from the coding sequence ATGTCTGCATCTCTGAAAGGCTCTAATAGCTCCAACTTCCAGGTGTCTGAGTTCATCCTGATGGGACTCCCAGGCATTCACAGCTGGCAACACTGGCTCTCCTTACCATTGGCAATACTCTACCTCTCAGCAATTGGTGCTAATATCCTCATCCTTGTCACCATCTGCCAGGACCCTGCTCTTCAGCAGCCTATGTACTCTTTCCTAGGCATCCTCTCTGTGGTGGACATGGGTCTGGCCACCACCATCATGCCCAAGATCCTGGCCATCTTCTGGTTTGATGCCAAGGTCATCAGCCTTCCTGAGTGTTTTGCTCAGATCTATGCCATTCACTGCTTTGTGGGCATGGAGTCTGGTATCTTCCTCTGCATGGCTTTTGATAGATACATAGCTATTTGTCACCCTCTTCGCTACCCATCAATTGTCACCAAGGCCTTAATCTTAAGAGCTACTGTGCTCATGGTACTAAGAAACAGTTTGTTTTCCCTTCCAGTGCCAGTGCTAGCAGCCCAGCGTAATTATTGTTCCAGGAATGAGATTGAGCACTGCCTGTGCTCTAATCTTGGGGTCACCAGCCTGGCTTGTGATGACAGGAGGCCAAACAGCATCTGCCAATTGGTTCTGGCATGGCTTGTAATGGGGAGTGACCTAGGTCTTATACTATTGTCATACATTTTGATTCTGCGCTCTGTACTTAAACTGAATTCTGCTGAAGCTGCCTCCAAAGCTCTGAGCACTTGTAGCTCCCATCTGATCCTTATCCTATTCTTCTACACTGTTGTTGTAGTGATTTCAGCAACTCATCTGGCAGAAACTAAGGCCCCTTTGGTTCCAGTTCTACTCAATGTGCTGCACAACATCATCCCCCCTTCCCTCAACCCTATGGTTTATGCACTTAGGACTAAAGAACTTAGGGCAGGCTTCCAAAAGGTGTTTTGTTTGagcttagaaaagaaaacaaagcaccaGAGACCTTCTCCATGA